A genomic window from Nicotiana sylvestris chromosome 11, ASM39365v2, whole genome shotgun sequence includes:
- the LOC104231903 gene encoding 1-aminocyclopropane-1-carboxylate oxidase homolog 3-like — protein MLRGARRFHEQEIDVKKSYYSRDVARKVMYNYNFNLFHEKALAANWKDSLYSVMAPNSAKQEELPETCREIIIDYSDHVMKLGCNLLELLSEGLVLKPDHLKEMDCAEGLGILCNYYPACPQPELAIGAITGYEDIKEYFGVNMEQRRPIGDLEHPEAEYAYPAATASSSSSSSSLSSTPMAVAASSSPPPFFSSIELVSVAAAASSSSSAASSSSVDTSVHRQTTTPRCGLVV, from the exons ATGTTGCGAGGAGCACGTCGTTTTCACGAGCAAGAAATCGATGTTAAGAAGTCGTACTATAGTCGAGATGTGGCTAGGAAGGTGATGTATAACTACAATTTTAATCTGTTTCATGAGAAAGCTTTAGCTGCAAACTGGAAAGACTCACTTTATTCTGTTATGGCTCCAAATTCTGCTAAACAAGAGGAATTGCCTGAGACGTGCAG GGAAATTATAATAGATTACTCAGATCATGTGATGAAATTGGGCTGCAATTTGCTTGAGTTATTATCAGAAGGTCTTGTTCTCAAACCTGATCATCTCAAAGAAATGGACTGTGCTGAGGGACTTGGCATTTTGTGTAATTATTATCCTGCATGTCCACAACCAGAACTTGCAATAG GAGCAATCACGGGCTATGAGGACATTAAGGAGTACTTTGGAGTTAATATGGAGCAGCGAAGGCCAATTGGAG atttggagcatccagaagccga ATAcgcct accccgctgccactgcttcatcttcttcgtcaagctcgagtttgagctcgacacccatggctgTTGCTGCGTCTTCTTCTCCACCGCCATTTTTCTCCTCCATTGAGCTCGtttctgttgctgctgctgcatCTTCGTCGTCGtccgctgcttcatcttcttcagtcgACACCAGCGTCCATCGTCAAACGACCACCCCCAGATGTGGTCTCGTCGTTTGA